In one Aquabacterium sp. OR-4 genomic region, the following are encoded:
- a CDS encoding AbrB/MazE/SpoVT family DNA-binding domain-containing protein, translated as MHALKLTQIGNSVGVILPKEVLARLKLEKGDTVYVTETPDGFALTPLDPSFEQQLELGREFMREYRDTFRALAK; from the coding sequence ATGCACGCCCTCAAGCTCACCCAGATCGGCAACTCGGTCGGCGTCATCCTGCCCAAGGAGGTGCTGGCGCGATTGAAGCTGGAGAAGGGGGACACGGTGTATGTCACCGAGACGCCCGATGGCTTTGCGCTGACGCCGCTGGACCCCAGCTTCGAGCAGCAGCTGGAGCTTGGCCGAGAGTTCATGCGCGAGTACCGCGACACCTTCCGCGCCCTGGCCAAGTGA
- a CDS encoding 3-deoxy-7-phosphoheptulonate synthase: MTTPQRPDVDVPAIAPATPVATHDTTRIDDTRIAAVRALVSPAVLLEELPVTPGIEALVERTRQAIGAVLHGRDDRLVAVVGPCSIHDRAEALHYARLLERLAAELADDLLIVMRVYFEKPRTTVGWKGLINDPRLDGSFRINEGLRLAREILLEISALGLPAGTEFLDLLTPQYMSDLIAWGAIGARTTESQSHRQLASGLSCPVGFKNGTDGGVQVAADAVVSAGAPHSFMGMTKMGVAAIFETRGNADGHIILRGGSKAPNYDAAAIEAACAVLRKAGLAERVMVDCSHANSAKQHRRQIDVAADIGTQIAGGERRIMGVMVESHLHEGRQDLKAGSAPTPGVSITDACIGWDDTVPLLRGLAEAVRARRAKG, encoded by the coding sequence ATGACCACGCCCCAGCGCCCCGACGTCGACGTCCCGGCCATCGCGCCCGCGACACCCGTCGCCACCCACGACACCACGCGCATCGACGACACCCGCATCGCCGCGGTGCGCGCGTTGGTCTCGCCGGCCGTGCTGCTGGAGGAGCTGCCGGTCACGCCGGGCATCGAGGCCCTGGTCGAGCGCACCCGCCAGGCCATTGGCGCCGTGCTGCACGGGCGCGACGACCGCCTGGTGGCCGTGGTGGGCCCGTGCTCCATCCATGACCGCGCCGAGGCCTTGCACTACGCCCGCCTGCTCGAGCGCCTGGCGGCCGAACTGGCCGACGATCTGCTGATCGTGATGCGCGTGTATTTCGAGAAGCCGCGCACCACGGTGGGCTGGAAGGGCCTGATCAACGACCCGCGGCTCGACGGCAGCTTCCGCATCAACGAGGGCCTGCGCCTGGCGCGCGAGATCCTGCTCGAGATCAGTGCGTTGGGCCTGCCGGCCGGCACCGAGTTCCTGGATCTGCTGACGCCGCAGTACATGAGCGACCTGATCGCCTGGGGCGCCATCGGCGCGCGCACCACCGAGAGCCAGAGCCACCGCCAGCTGGCCTCGGGCCTGAGCTGCCCGGTGGGCTTCAAGAACGGCACCGACGGCGGCGTGCAGGTGGCCGCCGACGCGGTGGTGTCGGCAGGCGCGCCGCACAGCTTCATGGGCATGACCAAGATGGGCGTGGCGGCCATCTTCGAGACGCGCGGCAATGCCGATGGCCACATCATCCTGCGCGGCGGCAGCAAGGCGCCCAACTACGACGCCGCGGCCATCGAGGCGGCCTGCGCCGTGCTGCGCAAGGCCGGCCTGGCCGAGCGCGTGATGGTCGACTGCTCGCATGCCAACTCGGCCAAGCAGCACCGCCGCCAGATCGACGTGGCCGCCGACATCGGCACGCAGATCGCCGGCGGCGAGCGCCGCATCATGGGCGTGATGGTCGAAAGCCATCTGCACGAGGGCCGGCAGGATCTGAAGGCCGGCAGCGCGCCGACGCCCGGCGTGTCGATCACCGATGCCTGCATCGGCTGGGACGACACCGTGCCGCTGCTGCGCGGCCTGGCCGAGGCCGTGCGCGCGCGGCGCGCCAAGGGCTGA
- a CDS encoding endonuclease/exonuclease/phosphatase family protein, producing the protein MLPASFASSRHHSRLSGHSSQLLRVATYNIHKGVRGLGLRKRLEIHNLGLGIEALDADLVCLQEVRLFHHAEARRFARTHLGWPEQGQAEFLAPEGYEVAYRTNATTRHGEHGNALLSRWPIGDVGHHDVSDHRFEQRGLLHVPVVWQGVEVHAVVVHFGLIHSSRVRQVERLAEFIAAAVPPGAPLLVAGDFNDWGEKLDAPFAQAGLTRARAGHERAQRTFPSRVPVFALDRVYTRGLHCESATVPRGAGWARMSDHLPLLVELRLD; encoded by the coding sequence ATGTTGCCTGCCAGCTTTGCCTCGTCGCGCCACCACAGCCGCCTCAGCGGCCACAGCAGCCAGTTGCTGCGCGTGGCCACCTACAACATCCACAAGGGAGTGCGCGGCCTGGGCCTGCGCAAGCGGCTCGAGATCCACAACCTGGGCCTGGGCATCGAGGCGCTGGACGCCGACCTGGTGTGCCTGCAGGAGGTGCGGCTGTTTCACCACGCCGAGGCGCGGCGTTTTGCCCGCACCCACCTGGGCTGGCCCGAGCAGGGGCAGGCCGAGTTTCTGGCGCCCGAGGGCTACGAGGTGGCCTACCGCACCAATGCCACCACGCGCCACGGCGAGCACGGCAATGCGCTGCTCTCGCGCTGGCCGATCGGCGATGTGGGCCACCACGATGTCAGCGATCACCGCTTCGAGCAGCGCGGCCTGCTGCATGTGCCGGTGGTCTGGCAGGGCGTGGAGGTGCACGCCGTGGTGGTGCATTTCGGGCTGATCCATTCAAGCCGCGTGCGCCAGGTCGAGCGCCTGGCCGAGTTCATCGCCGCCGCGGTGCCGCCCGGTGCCCCGCTGCTGGTGGCGGGCGATTTCAACGACTGGGGCGAGAAGCTCGATGCGCCGTTCGCCCAGGCCGGTCTGACCCGCGCGCGCGCCGGCCACGAGCGCGCGCAGCGCACCTTCCCGAGCCGTGTGCCGGTGTTTGCGCTCGACCGCGTCTACACCCGCGGCCTGCACTGCGAATCGGCCACCGTGCCGCGCGGCGCCGGCTGGGCGCGCATGTCCGACCACCTGCCGCTGCTGGTGGAACTGCGGCTCGACTGA
- the clsB gene encoding cardiolipin synthase ClsB yields MVLVPPPNPTSDGAGAALHARLTGGNQVALQAGGDELFPAMLQAIAGARRQVWLATYIFHDDPAAQAVAQALADAARRGVWVGVVVDGFGSKASLPTLRRWLHDDGVNLAVFRPVDRWWRLLQPGQLRRLHHKLCVVDGEVGFVGGINVIDDRHDLNHGWSDRPRLDFAVMLHGPVVAQVEQTARALWTRAALGADWRDEVQQLLRSAEPLARARRIAGRLRLPRAERHAADQAQARTQAALPPMRALLLVRDNLRQRRAIELAYIDAIRGAASRVDIVCPYFYPGQRFRRVLRQAAQRGVRVRLLLQGKADYRFAALAAQVLYDELLAVGVQVYEYTPAFLHAKVAVIDDDWATVGSSNIDPLSLLLNLEANVVVHDAGFAGELALRFEAAVQVSREVLRPPAGTGGWAMLRRSFVAWTAHWFLRLAGMSGRY; encoded by the coding sequence CTGGTGCTCGTGCCGCCCCCCAACCCGACCTCCGATGGCGCCGGCGCCGCGCTGCACGCGCGCCTGACCGGCGGCAACCAGGTGGCGCTGCAGGCCGGCGGCGACGAGCTGTTTCCGGCCATGCTGCAGGCCATTGCCGGCGCGCGGCGCCAAGTCTGGCTGGCCACCTACATCTTCCACGACGACCCGGCCGCACAGGCCGTGGCCCAGGCCCTGGCCGACGCCGCGCGGCGCGGCGTGTGGGTGGGCGTGGTGGTCGACGGCTTCGGCAGCAAGGCCAGCCTGCCCACGCTGCGGCGCTGGCTGCACGACGACGGCGTGAACCTGGCCGTGTTCCGCCCGGTCGACCGCTGGTGGCGGCTGCTGCAGCCGGGCCAGTTGCGCCGCCTGCACCACAAGCTGTGCGTGGTGGACGGCGAGGTCGGCTTCGTTGGCGGCATCAATGTCATCGACGACCGCCACGACCTCAACCACGGCTGGTCCGACCGCCCGCGGCTCGACTTTGCCGTGATGCTGCACGGCCCGGTGGTGGCCCAGGTCGAGCAGACCGCGCGCGCGCTGTGGACCCGCGCCGCGCTCGGCGCCGACTGGCGCGACGAGGTGCAGCAGCTGCTGCGCAGCGCCGAGCCGCTGGCCCGGGCGCGCCGCATTGCCGGCCGGCTGCGCCTGCCGCGGGCCGAACGCCATGCCGCCGATCAGGCCCAGGCCCGCACCCAGGCCGCGCTGCCACCGATGCGCGCGCTGCTGCTGGTGCGCGACAACCTGCGCCAGCGCCGCGCCATCGAGCTGGCCTACATCGACGCCATCCGCGGCGCGGCCAGCCGTGTCGACATCGTCTGCCCCTACTTCTATCCCGGCCAGCGCTTTCGCCGCGTGCTGCGCCAGGCCGCGCAGCGCGGTGTGCGCGTGCGCCTGCTGCTGCAGGGCAAGGCCGATTACCGCTTTGCCGCGCTGGCCGCCCAGGTGCTCTACGACGAGCTGCTGGCCGTGGGCGTGCAGGTCTACGAGTACACCCCGGCCTTCCTGCATGCCAAGGTGGCGGTGATCGACGACGACTGGGCCACGGTGGGCAGCTCCAACATCGATCCGCTGAGCCTGCTGCTCAACCTCGAGGCCAATGTGGTGGTGCACGACGCCGGCTTTGCCGGCGAGCTGGCGCTGCGTTTCGAGGCCGCGGTGCAGGTCTCGCGCGAGGTGCTGCGGCCGCCGGCCGGCACCGGCGGCTGGGCCATGCTGCGCCGCAGCTTCGTGGCCTGGACGGCGCACTGGTTCCTGCGCCTGGCCGGCATGAGCGGGCGCTACTAG
- the nudB gene encoding dihydroneopterin triphosphate diphosphatase, with translation MSRPPKIPESVLVVIHTPALEVLLIERADRPGYWQSVTGSKDATDEPLLTTCMREVAEETGITVGSATVPLAALRDWQLANVYEIYPVWRHRYAPGVTHNTEHVFGLTVPSGTPVVLSPREHLQHQWLPWREAADRCFSPSNAEAILHLPRWLGERGG, from the coding sequence ATGAGCCGCCCGCCGAAGATTCCCGAGAGCGTGCTGGTGGTCATCCACACCCCGGCGCTGGAGGTGCTGCTGATCGAGCGCGCCGACCGCCCCGGCTACTGGCAAAGCGTGACCGGCAGCAAGGACGCCACCGACGAGCCGCTGCTCACTACCTGCATGCGCGAGGTGGCCGAGGAGACCGGCATCACCGTCGGCAGCGCCACCGTGCCACTGGCTGCCCTGCGCGACTGGCAACTGGCCAACGTCTACGAGATCTACCCGGTGTGGCGCCACCGCTATGCGCCGGGCGTCACGCACAACACCGAACATGTCTTCGGCCTCACGGTGCCAAGCGGCACGCCGGTGGTGCTGAGCCCGCGCGAGCACCTGCAGCACCAGTGGCTGCCCTGGCGCGAGGCGGCCGACCGCTGCTTCTCGCCCAGCAATGCCGAGGCCATCCTGCACCTGCCGCGCTGGCTGGGCGAGCGCGGCGGCTGA
- a CDS encoding ligase-associated DNA damage response exonuclease gives MSPMAGDLVVERPQGLYCPPGDFYIDPWRPVARAVITHAHADHARAGHGQVLASAISEGLLRSRLGAGLNFQGLAYGETVTHKGVAISLHPAGHVLGSAQVRLAHGGRVWVASGDYFLSAHDEHNPTCAPFEPVRCHCFITESTFGLPVYRWAPQASVLAEINAWWRSNAAAGRPSLLMAYSLGKAQRLLAGVDASIGPIVVHGAMAPLNQAYRDAGVPLPPTHTLDALAGTTAARRAAAHAAPALPALAGALVLAPPAVQGSAWARRLGEFSDAFASGWMQLRGARRRQGVDRGFVLSDHADWPGLQRAIRATGAERVIVTHGEEAVMVRWLREQGLDAGSFRTEFGHEDGPPAATAPSAPPEPPAPPAPAADLPDHPARANPNPDPGRR, from the coding sequence ATGAGCCCGATGGCCGGTGACCTGGTGGTCGAGCGTCCACAGGGCCTGTACTGCCCGCCCGGCGACTTCTACATCGACCCCTGGCGGCCGGTGGCGCGCGCCGTGATCACCCATGCCCATGCCGACCATGCCCGCGCCGGCCATGGCCAGGTGCTGGCCAGCGCCATCAGCGAAGGCCTGCTGCGCAGCCGCCTGGGCGCCGGGCTCAACTTCCAGGGCCTGGCCTATGGCGAGACCGTCACCCACAAGGGCGTGGCCATCAGCCTGCACCCGGCCGGCCATGTGCTGGGCTCGGCCCAGGTGCGGCTGGCCCATGGGGGCCGGGTGTGGGTGGCCTCGGGCGACTACTTCCTCAGCGCGCACGACGAGCACAACCCCACCTGCGCGCCCTTCGAGCCGGTGCGCTGCCACTGCTTCATCACCGAAAGCACCTTCGGCCTGCCGGTCTACCGCTGGGCGCCGCAGGCCAGCGTGTTGGCCGAGATCAACGCCTGGTGGCGCAGCAATGCCGCCGCCGGCCGGCCCAGCCTGTTGATGGCCTACAGCCTGGGCAAGGCCCAGCGCCTGCTGGCCGGGGTGGACGCCAGCATCGGCCCGATCGTCGTCCATGGCGCCATGGCCCCGCTCAACCAGGCCTACCGCGACGCCGGCGTGCCGCTGCCGCCCACCCACACCCTCGACGCCCTGGCCGGCACCACCGCCGCACGGCGGGCCGCGGCCCATGCCGCACCGGCCTTGCCGGCGCTGGCCGGTGCGCTGGTGCTGGCCCCACCGGCCGTGCAGGGCAGTGCCTGGGCGCGCCGGCTGGGCGAGTTCAGCGACGCCTTTGCCAGCGGCTGGATGCAGCTGCGCGGCGCCCGCCGGCGCCAGGGCGTCGACCGCGGCTTCGTGCTGAGCGACCATGCCGACTGGCCCGGCCTGCAGCGCGCCATCCGCGCCACCGGCGCCGAGCGCGTGATCGTCACCCACGGCGAAGAAGCGGTGATGGTGCGCTGGCTGCGCGAGCAGGGGCTGGACGCCGGCTCGTTTCGCACCGAGTTCGGCCACGAAGACGGCCCGCCGGCCGCCACGGCGCCGTCAGCGCCACCAGAGCCACCGGCGCCACCAGCGCCTGCCGCGGATCTGCCGGATCACCCCGCGCGCGCCAACCCCAACCCCGACCCCGGCCGCCGCTGA
- a CDS encoding type II toxin-antitoxin system death-on-curing family toxin, with protein MTTTSRRWIDRRLLALLHDESLAMHGGASGLRDEGLLDSALARPANLATYGDPPPDLAALTACYAYGLAKNHPFVDGNKRAAFLSVGLFLGLNGHRLTASQAEATVAMFGLAGGEWDEPTFAAWLREHIAPR; from the coding sequence GTGACGACCACGTCCCGGCGCTGGATTGACCGCCGCCTGCTGGCGCTGCTGCACGACGAGAGTCTGGCCATGCACGGCGGCGCCTCGGGCCTGCGCGATGAGGGCTTGCTCGACTCGGCCCTGGCCCGGCCCGCCAATCTGGCCACCTATGGCGATCCGCCACCGGATCTGGCCGCGCTGACCGCCTGTTATGCGTATGGTCTGGCCAAGAACCATCCCTTCGTCGATGGCAACAAGCGCGCGGCCTTCCTGTCGGTTGGTTTGTTCCTCGGCCTGAACGGCCACCGATTGACTGCGTCCCAGGCCGAGGCCACCGTTGCCATGTTCGGCCTGGCCGGCGGTGAGTGGGACGAACCCACCTTCGCCGCCTGGCTGCGTGAGCACATTGCGCCGCGCTGA
- a CDS encoding ATP-dependent DNA ligase, producing MRRFAALYAALDASTSTEAKVAAMVAYLAEAPAADAAWAVFFLAGGRPRQTVPTALLRSEARAAAGIPEWLFEASYQAVGDLAETIAHLLPPPGHASALGLADWLTQRLLPLRGAAPEAQAAQLRAWWHELTPAERFVLIKLIGGGFRVGVSKLLVQRALARHAGLPAALVAQRMMGYADARAQPDADALLALLAAADAPGQRDLGQPYPFYLAHALEPAADTPEALTTRLGAAAQWLAEWKYDGIRAQLVRRGSGPAAGVWLWSRGEELMAGRFPEVEQAAATLPAGTVLDGELLVWPAGDARPAPFQRLQTRIQRKTLTRRLLADTPVVFVAYDQLEADGTDLRGWPQHQRRARLEAELAAWHARAADGASAAAVHTAVLRLSPLLPVAPAGGDGHPLPDTWATWAAQRAGSRERGVEGLMLKHRDAPYGSGRTKAAGLVAGGWWKWKVAPFTVDGVLIYAQAGHGRRAGLYTDYTFAVWNRPPRDAAEAAAVVEAIARREPAEPGALQLVPFTKAYSGLSDAEFAAVDRVIRAHTLEKFGPVRSVRPSLVLELGFEGLQRSPRHKSGIALRFPRMLRLRPDKPLHEADALPALLALLEPGGTPSPGCG from the coding sequence ATGCGCCGCTTCGCCGCCCTGTACGCCGCGCTCGATGCCAGCACCAGCACCGAGGCCAAGGTGGCCGCGATGGTGGCCTACCTGGCCGAGGCACCGGCGGCCGATGCGGCCTGGGCGGTGTTTTTCCTGGCCGGCGGCCGGCCGCGGCAGACCGTGCCCACCGCGCTGCTGCGCAGCGAAGCCCGGGCCGCCGCCGGCATCCCCGAGTGGTTGTTCGAGGCCAGCTACCAGGCCGTCGGCGATCTGGCCGAAACCATCGCCCATCTGCTGCCACCGCCCGGGCACGCCAGCGCGCTGGGCCTGGCCGACTGGTTGACGCAGCGCCTGCTGCCGCTGCGCGGCGCGGCGCCCGAGGCGCAGGCCGCCCAGTTGCGCGCCTGGTGGCACGAGCTGACGCCGGCCGAGCGCTTCGTGCTGATCAAGCTGATTGGCGGGGGCTTTCGCGTGGGCGTCAGCAAGCTATTGGTGCAGCGTGCACTGGCGCGCCACGCCGGCCTGCCCGCCGCCCTGGTGGCGCAACGCATGATGGGCTATGCCGACGCCCGCGCCCAGCCCGACGCCGACGCGCTGCTGGCCCTGCTGGCCGCCGCCGATGCCCCGGGGCAGCGCGATCTGGGCCAGCCCTATCCGTTCTACCTGGCCCATGCGCTGGAGCCGGCCGCCGACACGCCCGAGGCCCTGACCACGCGCCTGGGCGCCGCCGCGCAATGGCTGGCCGAGTGGAAGTACGACGGCATCCGCGCGCAGCTGGTGCGCCGCGGCAGCGGCCCCGCGGCCGGCGTGTGGCTGTGGTCGCGCGGCGAAGAGCTGATGGCCGGCCGCTTCCCCGAGGTGGAACAGGCCGCCGCCACACTGCCGGCCGGCACCGTGCTCGACGGCGAGTTGCTGGTCTGGCCGGCCGGCGACGCGCGACCGGCGCCGTTCCAGCGTCTGCAAACCCGCATCCAGCGCAAGACCCTCACCCGCCGGCTGCTGGCCGATACGCCGGTGGTCTTCGTGGCCTACGACCAACTCGAGGCCGATGGCACCGACCTGCGCGGCTGGCCCCAGCACCAGCGCCGTGCCCGGCTCGAAGCCGAGCTGGCGGCCTGGCACGCCCGTGCGGCCGATGGCGCTTCCGCCGCCGCCGTGCATACCGCCGTGCTGCGCCTGTCGCCGCTGCTGCCGGTGGCGCCTGCCGGTGGCGATGGTCATCCGCTGCCGGACACCTGGGCCACCTGGGCCGCCCAGCGCGCCGGCAGCCGCGAGCGCGGCGTCGAAGGCCTGATGCTCAAGCACCGCGACGCGCCCTATGGCAGCGGCCGCACCAAGGCCGCCGGTCTGGTGGCTGGCGGCTGGTGGAAGTGGAAGGTGGCGCCGTTCACGGTGGACGGCGTGCTGATCTACGCCCAGGCCGGTCATGGCCGCCGCGCCGGGCTCTACACCGACTACACCTTCGCCGTGTGGAACCGCCCGCCGCGTGATGCCGCCGAGGCCGCAGCGGTGGTCGAGGCCATCGCCCGGCGCGAGCCCGCCGAGCCCGGCGCGCTGCAGCTGGTGCCCTTCACCAAGGCCTATTCGGGGCTCAGCGACGCCGAGTTCGCGGCCGTCGACCGCGTGATCCGCGCCCACACACTCGAAAAGTTTGGCCCGGTGCGCAGCGTGCGCCCCAGCCTGGTGCTGGAACTGGGCTTCGAGGGCCTGCAGCGCAGCCCGCGGCACAAGAGCGGCATCGCGCTGCGCTTTCCGCGCATGCTGCGCCTGCGGCCCGACAAGCCCCTGCACGAGGCCGACGCCCTGCCGGCCCTGCTGGCACTGCTTGAACCGGGTGGTACCCCATCCCCGGGATGCGGGTGA